The following are from one region of the Camelus dromedarius isolate mCamDro1 chromosome 16, mCamDro1.pat, whole genome shotgun sequence genome:
- the LLGL1 gene encoding lethal(2) giant larvae protein homolog 1 isoform X5, protein MLVSAWGKIKQTVEHGFPNQPSALAFDPELRIMAIGTRSGAVKIYGAPGVEFTGLHRDTATVTQMHFLPGQGRLLTLLDDSSLHLWEIIHHNGCAHLEEALSFQPPSRLGFDGASSLPSLARITVVLLVAAGDMAALGTEGGSVYFLDVPTLMLLEGQTLGPDEVLRSVPDDYRCGKALGPVESLQGHLQDPTKILIGYSRGLLVIWNRAAQCADRVFLGNQQLESVCWERSGRTLVSSHSDGSYAIWSADAGGSPTAQPTMATTPYGPFPCKAINKILWRNCASGDHFIIFSGGMPRASYGDRHCVSVLRSETLVTLDFTSRIIDFFTVHSTRPEDEFDEPQALAVLLEEELVVLDLQTPGWPAVPAPYLAPLHSSAITCSAHVANVPAKLWARIVSAGEQQSPQPASSASSWPITGGRNLAQEPSQRGLLLTGHEDGTVRFWDASGVALRPLYKLSTAGLFQTDCEHADSLAQAAEDDWPPFRKVGCFDPYSDDPRLGVQKVALCKYTAQMVVAGTAGQVLVLELSDVPSEQAVSVASVDLLQDREGFTWKGHERLSPRTGPRPWPAGFQPRVLLQCLPPAAVTAVTLHTEWGLVAFGTSHGFGLFDYQRRSPVLARCTLHPNDSLAMEGPLSRVKSLKKSLRQSFRRIRKSRVSGKKRAANAGSKLQEANAQLAEQAGPHDVEVTPVQRRIEPRSADDSLSGVVRCLYFADTFLRDAAHHGPTMWAGTNSGSVFAYALEVPAATAGSEKRPERAVEAVLGKEVQLMHRAPVVAIAVLDGRGRPLPEPYEASRDLAQAPDMQGGHAVLIASEEQFKVFTLPKVSAKTKFKLTAHEGCRVRKVALATFASVACEDYAETCLACLTNLGDVHVFSVPGLRPQVHYACIRKEDISGIASCVFTRHGQGFYLISPSEFERFSLSARNITEPLCSLDISWPRDAPRASCRLRESPKLSQANGTPGIVLAPQSCDGSPDPVLSTGADTPEPPEATLSPMSVDSATSAETTLDTTGDVTVEDVKDFLGSSEDSERNLRNLSEDESPACAILIK, encoded by the exons ATGCTGGTCAGCGCCTGGGGTAAGATAAAGCAG ACTGTGGAGCATGGCTTCCCCAACCAGCCTAGCGCCCTGGCCTTTGACCCCGAGCTTCGCATCATGGCCATCGGCACCAGGTCTGGGGCCGTCAAGAT CTACGGTGCCCCCGGCGTGGAGTTCACAGGCCTGCACCGAGACACAGCCACTGTCACCCAGATGCACTTCCTGCCTGGCCAG GGCCGCCTCCTAACCCTGCTGGACGACAGTAGCCTCCACCTTTGGGAGATCATCCACCATAATGGCTGCGCCCACCTGGAGGAAGCCCTCAGCTTCCAGCCGCCCAGTCGTCTGGGCTTCGACGGTGCCAG CAGCCTGCCCAGCCTTGCCCGCATCACAGTGGTCCTGCTGGTGGCTGCTGGTGACATGGCCGCCCTGGGCACTGAGGGCGGAAGCGTCTACTTCCTGGACGTTCCCACGCTGATGCTGCTTGAGGGGCAGACCCTTGGCCCAGATGAGGTTCTGCGAAG cgTGCCTGACGACTACCGGTGTGGGAAGGCACTGGGCCCCGTGGAGTCGCTTCAGGGACACCTACAGGACCCCACCAAGATCCTCATCGGCTACAGCCGGGGCCTGCTGGTCATCTGGAACCGAGCCGCGCAGTGTGCAGACCGCGTCTTCCTGGGGAACCAG CAGCTGGAGAGTGTGTGCTGGGAGCGCAGCGGCCGCACACTGGTCAGCTCGCACAGCGATGGCAGCTATGCCATCTGGTCTGCAGACGCAGGTGGCTCCCCGACGGCGCAGCCCACCATGGCCACCACGCCCTATG GCCCCTTCCCCTGCAAAGCCATCAACAAGATTCTGTGGCGAAACTGTGCGTCCGG TGACCACTTCATCATCTTCAGCGGTGGCATGCCCCGCGCCAGCTACGGCGACCGCCACTGCGTGAGTGTGCTCCGGTCCGAGACCCTGGTGACGCTGGACTTCACCTCCCGCATCATTGACTTTTTCACGGTGCACAGCACACGGCCTGAGGACG AGTTCGacgagccccaggccctggccgtGCTGCTTGAAGAGGAGCTGGTGGTGCTGGACCTGCAGACGCCAGGCTGGCCGGCTGTGCCTGCTCCGTACCTGGCCCCCCTGCACTCTTCCGCCATCACCTGCTCGGCCCATGTTGCCAACGTCCCTGCCAAGCTGTGGGCGCGCATCGTGAGTGCTGGCGAGCAGCAGAGCCCCCAGCCTGCCTCCAGTGCCTCG AGCTGGCCTATCACCGGGGGCCGGAACCTGGCTCAGGAGCCATCGCAACGAGGGCTGCTGCTGACCGG CCACGAGGACGGCACCGTGAGGTTCTGGGACGCCTCAGGCGTGGCCCTGCGGCCGCTGTACAAGCTGAGCACGGCCGGCCTCTTCCAGACGGACTGCGAGCACGCCGACAGCCTGGCCCAGGCTGCTGAGGACGACTGGCCACCCTTCCGCAAG GTGGGCTGCTTCGACCCCTACAGCGATGACCCCCGGCTTGGCGTGCAGAAGGTGGCGCTCTGCAAATACACAGCCCAGATGGTGGTGGCCGGCACTGCAGGCCAG GTGCTGGTGCTGGAGTTAAGTGATGTGCCGTCGGAGCAGGCAGTCAGCGTGGCCAGCGTGGACCTCCTCCAGGACCGCGAGGGCTTCACGTGGAAGGGCCACGAGCGGCTGAGCCCGCGCACGGGGCCGCGGCCCTGGCCGGCTGGCTTCCAGCCCCGCGTGCTGCTGCAGTGCTTGCCACCGGCTGCTGTCACCGCTGTCACGCTCCACACTGAGTGGGGCCTTGTGGCCTTCGGGACCAGCCATGGCTTTGGCCTCTTTGACTATCAGCGCAGGAGCCCCGTGCTGGCTAG GTGCACCCTGCACCCCAACGACTCCCTGGCCATGGAGGGGCCGCTGTCCCGGGTGAAGTCGCTCAAGAAGTCGCTGCGCCAGTCCTTCCGACGCATCCGCAAGAGCCGCGTCTCCGGCAAGAAGCGCGCTGCCAACGCCGGCAGCAAG TTGCAGGAGGCCAACGCGCAGCTGGCGGAGCAGGCCGGGCCTCACGACGTGGAGGTGACGCCTGTGCAGCGCCGCATCGAGCCCCGCTCGGCCGACGACTCCCTGTCCGGCGTCGTGCGCTGCCTCTACTTCGCCGACACTTTCCTTAGAGACG CGGCCCACCACGGACCCACCATGTGGGCAGGCACCAATTCGGGCTCTGTGTTTGCCTACGCGCTGGAGGTGCCCGCGGCCACGGCAGGCAGTGAGAAACGGCCGGAGCGTGCGGTGGAGGCCGTGCTGGGCAAGGAGGTGCAGCTGATGCACCGCGCCCCTGTGGTGGCCATCGCTGTGCTGGACGGACGTGGCCGCCCGCTGCCGGAGCCCTACGAGGCCTCGCGGGACCTGGCGCAGGCCCCTGACATGCAGGGTGGCCACGCCGTGCTCATCGCATCTGAGGAGCAGTTCAAG GTGTTCACACTGCCCAAGGTGAGCGCCAAGACCAAGTTCAAGCTGACGGCCCATGAGGGCTGTCGTGTGCGCAAGGTGGCTCTGGCCACGTTTGCCAGCGTGGCCTGCGAGGACTACGCCGAGACCTGCCTGGCCTGCCTCACCAACCTGGGTGACGTGCACGTCTTCTCAGTGCCCGGCCTGCGGCCCCAGGTGCACTACGCCTGCATTCGTAAGGAGGACATCAGCGGCATCGCCTCCTGCGTCTTCACGCGGCACGGCCAGG GCTTTTACCTGATTTCCCCGTCGGAGTTTGAACGCTTTTCCCTGAGTGCGCGGAACATCACAGAGCCGCTCTGCTCTCTGGATATTAGTTGGCCCCGTGATGCCCCCCGTGCCAG CTGCAGGCTCCGAGAGTCGCCCAAGCTGAGCCAGGCTAATGGGACCCCGGGTATCGTCCTGGCCCCACAGAGCTGTGATGGAAGCCCCGATCCTGTCCTCAGCACGGGAGCTG ACACCCCGGAGCCGCCCGAGGCCACACTCTCACCCATGTCCGTTGACTCGGCCACCAGTGCCGAGACCACACTGGACACAACGGGGGACGTCACGGTGGAGGACGTGAAGGATTTCCTGGG CTCGTCAGAGGACTCTGAGAGGAACCTGCGGAACCTGTCGGAGGATGAATCTCCCGCCTGTGCCATCCTGATCAAATGA
- the LLGL1 gene encoding lethal(2) giant larvae protein homolog 1 isoform X4 — MMKFRFRRQGADPQREKLKQELFAFHKTVEHGFPNQPSALAFDPELRIMAIGTRSGAVKIYGAPGVEFTGLHRDTATVTQMHFLPGQGRLLTLLDDSSLHLWEIIHHNGCAHLEEALSFQPPSRLGFDGASLPSLARITVVLLVAAGDMAALGTEGGSVYFLDVPTLMLLEGQTLGPDEVLRSVPDDYRCGKALGPVESLQGHLQDPTKILIGYSRGLLVIWNRAAQCADRVFLGNQQLESVCWERSGRTLVSSHSDGSYAIWSADAGGSPTAQPTMATTPYGPFPCKAINKILWRNCASGDHFIIFSGGMPRASYGDRHCVSVLRSETLVTLDFTSRIIDFFTVHSTRPEDEFDEPQALAVLLEEELVVLDLQTPGWPAVPAPYLAPLHSSAITCSAHVANVPAKLWARIVSAGEQQSPQPASSASSWPITGGRNLAQEPSQRGLLLTGHEDGTVRFWDASGVALRPLYKLSTAGLFQTDCEHADSLAQAAEDDWPPFRKVGCFDPYSDDPRLGVQKVALCKYTAQMVVAGTAGQVLVLELSDVPSEQAVSVASVDLLQDREGFTWKGHERLSPRTGPRPWPAGFQPRVLLQCLPPAAVTAVTLHTEWGLVAFGTSHGFGLFDYQRRSPVLARCTLHPNDSLAMEGPLSRVKSLKKSLRQSFRRIRKSRVSGKKRAANAGSKLQEANAQLAEQAGPHDVEVTPVQRRIEPRSADDSLSGVVRCLYFADTFLRDAAHHGPTMWAGTNSGSVFAYALEVPAATAGSEKRPERAVEAVLGKEVQLMHRAPVVAIAVLDGRGRPLPEPYEASRDLAQAPDMQGGHAVLIASEEQFKVFTLPKVSAKTKFKLTAHEGCRVRKVALATFASVACEDYAETCLACLTNLGDVHVFSVPGLRPQVHYACIRKEDISGIASCVFTRHGQGFYLISPSEFERFSLSARNITEPLCSLDISWPRDAPRARLRESPKLSQANGTPGIVLAPQSCDGSPDPVLSTGADTPEPPEATLSPMSVDSATSAETTLDTTGDVTVEDVKDFLGSSEDSERNLRNLSEDESPACAILIK; from the exons ACTGTGGAGCATGGCTTCCCCAACCAGCCTAGCGCCCTGGCCTTTGACCCCGAGCTTCGCATCATGGCCATCGGCACCAGGTCTGGGGCCGTCAAGAT CTACGGTGCCCCCGGCGTGGAGTTCACAGGCCTGCACCGAGACACAGCCACTGTCACCCAGATGCACTTCCTGCCTGGCCAG GGCCGCCTCCTAACCCTGCTGGACGACAGTAGCCTCCACCTTTGGGAGATCATCCACCATAATGGCTGCGCCCACCTGGAGGAAGCCCTCAGCTTCCAGCCGCCCAGTCGTCTGGGCTTCGACGGTGCCAG CCTGCCCAGCCTTGCCCGCATCACAGTGGTCCTGCTGGTGGCTGCTGGTGACATGGCCGCCCTGGGCACTGAGGGCGGAAGCGTCTACTTCCTGGACGTTCCCACGCTGATGCTGCTTGAGGGGCAGACCCTTGGCCCAGATGAGGTTCTGCGAAG cgTGCCTGACGACTACCGGTGTGGGAAGGCACTGGGCCCCGTGGAGTCGCTTCAGGGACACCTACAGGACCCCACCAAGATCCTCATCGGCTACAGCCGGGGCCTGCTGGTCATCTGGAACCGAGCCGCGCAGTGTGCAGACCGCGTCTTCCTGGGGAACCAG CAGCTGGAGAGTGTGTGCTGGGAGCGCAGCGGCCGCACACTGGTCAGCTCGCACAGCGATGGCAGCTATGCCATCTGGTCTGCAGACGCAGGTGGCTCCCCGACGGCGCAGCCCACCATGGCCACCACGCCCTATG GCCCCTTCCCCTGCAAAGCCATCAACAAGATTCTGTGGCGAAACTGTGCGTCCGG TGACCACTTCATCATCTTCAGCGGTGGCATGCCCCGCGCCAGCTACGGCGACCGCCACTGCGTGAGTGTGCTCCGGTCCGAGACCCTGGTGACGCTGGACTTCACCTCCCGCATCATTGACTTTTTCACGGTGCACAGCACACGGCCTGAGGACG AGTTCGacgagccccaggccctggccgtGCTGCTTGAAGAGGAGCTGGTGGTGCTGGACCTGCAGACGCCAGGCTGGCCGGCTGTGCCTGCTCCGTACCTGGCCCCCCTGCACTCTTCCGCCATCACCTGCTCGGCCCATGTTGCCAACGTCCCTGCCAAGCTGTGGGCGCGCATCGTGAGTGCTGGCGAGCAGCAGAGCCCCCAGCCTGCCTCCAGTGCCTCG AGCTGGCCTATCACCGGGGGCCGGAACCTGGCTCAGGAGCCATCGCAACGAGGGCTGCTGCTGACCGG CCACGAGGACGGCACCGTGAGGTTCTGGGACGCCTCAGGCGTGGCCCTGCGGCCGCTGTACAAGCTGAGCACGGCCGGCCTCTTCCAGACGGACTGCGAGCACGCCGACAGCCTGGCCCAGGCTGCTGAGGACGACTGGCCACCCTTCCGCAAG GTGGGCTGCTTCGACCCCTACAGCGATGACCCCCGGCTTGGCGTGCAGAAGGTGGCGCTCTGCAAATACACAGCCCAGATGGTGGTGGCCGGCACTGCAGGCCAG GTGCTGGTGCTGGAGTTAAGTGATGTGCCGTCGGAGCAGGCAGTCAGCGTGGCCAGCGTGGACCTCCTCCAGGACCGCGAGGGCTTCACGTGGAAGGGCCACGAGCGGCTGAGCCCGCGCACGGGGCCGCGGCCCTGGCCGGCTGGCTTCCAGCCCCGCGTGCTGCTGCAGTGCTTGCCACCGGCTGCTGTCACCGCTGTCACGCTCCACACTGAGTGGGGCCTTGTGGCCTTCGGGACCAGCCATGGCTTTGGCCTCTTTGACTATCAGCGCAGGAGCCCCGTGCTGGCTAG GTGCACCCTGCACCCCAACGACTCCCTGGCCATGGAGGGGCCGCTGTCCCGGGTGAAGTCGCTCAAGAAGTCGCTGCGCCAGTCCTTCCGACGCATCCGCAAGAGCCGCGTCTCCGGCAAGAAGCGCGCTGCCAACGCCGGCAGCAAG TTGCAGGAGGCCAACGCGCAGCTGGCGGAGCAGGCCGGGCCTCACGACGTGGAGGTGACGCCTGTGCAGCGCCGCATCGAGCCCCGCTCGGCCGACGACTCCCTGTCCGGCGTCGTGCGCTGCCTCTACTTCGCCGACACTTTCCTTAGAGACG CGGCCCACCACGGACCCACCATGTGGGCAGGCACCAATTCGGGCTCTGTGTTTGCCTACGCGCTGGAGGTGCCCGCGGCCACGGCAGGCAGTGAGAAACGGCCGGAGCGTGCGGTGGAGGCCGTGCTGGGCAAGGAGGTGCAGCTGATGCACCGCGCCCCTGTGGTGGCCATCGCTGTGCTGGACGGACGTGGCCGCCCGCTGCCGGAGCCCTACGAGGCCTCGCGGGACCTGGCGCAGGCCCCTGACATGCAGGGTGGCCACGCCGTGCTCATCGCATCTGAGGAGCAGTTCAAG GTGTTCACACTGCCCAAGGTGAGCGCCAAGACCAAGTTCAAGCTGACGGCCCATGAGGGCTGTCGTGTGCGCAAGGTGGCTCTGGCCACGTTTGCCAGCGTGGCCTGCGAGGACTACGCCGAGACCTGCCTGGCCTGCCTCACCAACCTGGGTGACGTGCACGTCTTCTCAGTGCCCGGCCTGCGGCCCCAGGTGCACTACGCCTGCATTCGTAAGGAGGACATCAGCGGCATCGCCTCCTGCGTCTTCACGCGGCACGGCCAGG GCTTTTACCTGATTTCCCCGTCGGAGTTTGAACGCTTTTCCCTGAGTGCGCGGAACATCACAGAGCCGCTCTGCTCTCTGGATATTAGTTGGCCCCGTGATGCCCCCCGTGCCAG GCTCCGAGAGTCGCCCAAGCTGAGCCAGGCTAATGGGACCCCGGGTATCGTCCTGGCCCCACAGAGCTGTGATGGAAGCCCCGATCCTGTCCTCAGCACGGGAGCTG ACACCCCGGAGCCGCCCGAGGCCACACTCTCACCCATGTCCGTTGACTCGGCCACCAGTGCCGAGACCACACTGGACACAACGGGGGACGTCACGGTGGAGGACGTGAAGGATTTCCTGGG CTCGTCAGAGGACTCTGAGAGGAACCTGCGGAACCTGTCGGAGGATGAATCTCCCGCCTGTGCCATCCTGATCAAATGA
- the LLGL1 gene encoding lethal(2) giant larvae protein homolog 1 isoform X1, which translates to MMKFRFRRQGADPQREKLKQELFAFHKTVEHGFPNQPSALAFDPELRIMAIGTRSGAVKIYGAPGVEFTGLHRDTATVTQMHFLPGQGRLLTLLDDSSLHLWEIIHHNGCAHLEEALSFQPPSRLGFDGASSLPSLARITVVLLVAAGDMAALGTEGGSVYFLDVPTLMLLEGQTLGPDEVLRSVPDDYRCGKALGPVESLQGHLQDPTKILIGYSRGLLVIWNRAAQCADRVFLGNQQLESVCWERSGRTLVSSHSDGSYAIWSADAGGSPTAQPTMATTPYGPFPCKAINKILWRNCASGDHFIIFSGGMPRASYGDRHCVSVLRSETLVTLDFTSRIIDFFTVHSTRPEDEFDEPQALAVLLEEELVVLDLQTPGWPAVPAPYLAPLHSSAITCSAHVANVPAKLWARIVSAGEQQSPQPASSASSWPITGGRNLAQEPSQRGLLLTGHEDGTVRFWDASGVALRPLYKLSTAGLFQTDCEHADSLAQAAEDDWPPFRKVGCFDPYSDDPRLGVQKVALCKYTAQMVVAGTAGQVLVLELSDVPSEQAVSVASVDLLQDREGFTWKGHERLSPRTGPRPWPAGFQPRVLLQCLPPAAVTAVTLHTEWGLVAFGTSHGFGLFDYQRRSPVLARCTLHPNDSLAMEGPLSRVKSLKKSLRQSFRRIRKSRVSGKKRAANAGSKLQEANAQLAEQAGPHDVEVTPVQRRIEPRSADDSLSGVVRCLYFADTFLRDAAHHGPTMWAGTNSGSVFAYALEVPAATAGSEKRPERAVEAVLGKEVQLMHRAPVVAIAVLDGRGRPLPEPYEASRDLAQAPDMQGGHAVLIASEEQFKVFTLPKVSAKTKFKLTAHEGCRVRKVALATFASVACEDYAETCLACLTNLGDVHVFSVPGLRPQVHYACIRKEDISGIASCVFTRHGQGFYLISPSEFERFSLSARNITEPLCSLDISWPRDAPRASCRLRESPKLSQANGTPGIVLAPQSCDGSPDPVLSTGADTPEPPEATLSPMSVDSATSAETTLDTTGDVTVEDVKDFLGSSEDSERNLRNLSEDESPACAILIK; encoded by the exons ACTGTGGAGCATGGCTTCCCCAACCAGCCTAGCGCCCTGGCCTTTGACCCCGAGCTTCGCATCATGGCCATCGGCACCAGGTCTGGGGCCGTCAAGAT CTACGGTGCCCCCGGCGTGGAGTTCACAGGCCTGCACCGAGACACAGCCACTGTCACCCAGATGCACTTCCTGCCTGGCCAG GGCCGCCTCCTAACCCTGCTGGACGACAGTAGCCTCCACCTTTGGGAGATCATCCACCATAATGGCTGCGCCCACCTGGAGGAAGCCCTCAGCTTCCAGCCGCCCAGTCGTCTGGGCTTCGACGGTGCCAG CAGCCTGCCCAGCCTTGCCCGCATCACAGTGGTCCTGCTGGTGGCTGCTGGTGACATGGCCGCCCTGGGCACTGAGGGCGGAAGCGTCTACTTCCTGGACGTTCCCACGCTGATGCTGCTTGAGGGGCAGACCCTTGGCCCAGATGAGGTTCTGCGAAG cgTGCCTGACGACTACCGGTGTGGGAAGGCACTGGGCCCCGTGGAGTCGCTTCAGGGACACCTACAGGACCCCACCAAGATCCTCATCGGCTACAGCCGGGGCCTGCTGGTCATCTGGAACCGAGCCGCGCAGTGTGCAGACCGCGTCTTCCTGGGGAACCAG CAGCTGGAGAGTGTGTGCTGGGAGCGCAGCGGCCGCACACTGGTCAGCTCGCACAGCGATGGCAGCTATGCCATCTGGTCTGCAGACGCAGGTGGCTCCCCGACGGCGCAGCCCACCATGGCCACCACGCCCTATG GCCCCTTCCCCTGCAAAGCCATCAACAAGATTCTGTGGCGAAACTGTGCGTCCGG TGACCACTTCATCATCTTCAGCGGTGGCATGCCCCGCGCCAGCTACGGCGACCGCCACTGCGTGAGTGTGCTCCGGTCCGAGACCCTGGTGACGCTGGACTTCACCTCCCGCATCATTGACTTTTTCACGGTGCACAGCACACGGCCTGAGGACG AGTTCGacgagccccaggccctggccgtGCTGCTTGAAGAGGAGCTGGTGGTGCTGGACCTGCAGACGCCAGGCTGGCCGGCTGTGCCTGCTCCGTACCTGGCCCCCCTGCACTCTTCCGCCATCACCTGCTCGGCCCATGTTGCCAACGTCCCTGCCAAGCTGTGGGCGCGCATCGTGAGTGCTGGCGAGCAGCAGAGCCCCCAGCCTGCCTCCAGTGCCTCG AGCTGGCCTATCACCGGGGGCCGGAACCTGGCTCAGGAGCCATCGCAACGAGGGCTGCTGCTGACCGG CCACGAGGACGGCACCGTGAGGTTCTGGGACGCCTCAGGCGTGGCCCTGCGGCCGCTGTACAAGCTGAGCACGGCCGGCCTCTTCCAGACGGACTGCGAGCACGCCGACAGCCTGGCCCAGGCTGCTGAGGACGACTGGCCACCCTTCCGCAAG GTGGGCTGCTTCGACCCCTACAGCGATGACCCCCGGCTTGGCGTGCAGAAGGTGGCGCTCTGCAAATACACAGCCCAGATGGTGGTGGCCGGCACTGCAGGCCAG GTGCTGGTGCTGGAGTTAAGTGATGTGCCGTCGGAGCAGGCAGTCAGCGTGGCCAGCGTGGACCTCCTCCAGGACCGCGAGGGCTTCACGTGGAAGGGCCACGAGCGGCTGAGCCCGCGCACGGGGCCGCGGCCCTGGCCGGCTGGCTTCCAGCCCCGCGTGCTGCTGCAGTGCTTGCCACCGGCTGCTGTCACCGCTGTCACGCTCCACACTGAGTGGGGCCTTGTGGCCTTCGGGACCAGCCATGGCTTTGGCCTCTTTGACTATCAGCGCAGGAGCCCCGTGCTGGCTAG GTGCACCCTGCACCCCAACGACTCCCTGGCCATGGAGGGGCCGCTGTCCCGGGTGAAGTCGCTCAAGAAGTCGCTGCGCCAGTCCTTCCGACGCATCCGCAAGAGCCGCGTCTCCGGCAAGAAGCGCGCTGCCAACGCCGGCAGCAAG TTGCAGGAGGCCAACGCGCAGCTGGCGGAGCAGGCCGGGCCTCACGACGTGGAGGTGACGCCTGTGCAGCGCCGCATCGAGCCCCGCTCGGCCGACGACTCCCTGTCCGGCGTCGTGCGCTGCCTCTACTTCGCCGACACTTTCCTTAGAGACG CGGCCCACCACGGACCCACCATGTGGGCAGGCACCAATTCGGGCTCTGTGTTTGCCTACGCGCTGGAGGTGCCCGCGGCCACGGCAGGCAGTGAGAAACGGCCGGAGCGTGCGGTGGAGGCCGTGCTGGGCAAGGAGGTGCAGCTGATGCACCGCGCCCCTGTGGTGGCCATCGCTGTGCTGGACGGACGTGGCCGCCCGCTGCCGGAGCCCTACGAGGCCTCGCGGGACCTGGCGCAGGCCCCTGACATGCAGGGTGGCCACGCCGTGCTCATCGCATCTGAGGAGCAGTTCAAG GTGTTCACACTGCCCAAGGTGAGCGCCAAGACCAAGTTCAAGCTGACGGCCCATGAGGGCTGTCGTGTGCGCAAGGTGGCTCTGGCCACGTTTGCCAGCGTGGCCTGCGAGGACTACGCCGAGACCTGCCTGGCCTGCCTCACCAACCTGGGTGACGTGCACGTCTTCTCAGTGCCCGGCCTGCGGCCCCAGGTGCACTACGCCTGCATTCGTAAGGAGGACATCAGCGGCATCGCCTCCTGCGTCTTCACGCGGCACGGCCAGG GCTTTTACCTGATTTCCCCGTCGGAGTTTGAACGCTTTTCCCTGAGTGCGCGGAACATCACAGAGCCGCTCTGCTCTCTGGATATTAGTTGGCCCCGTGATGCCCCCCGTGCCAG CTGCAGGCTCCGAGAGTCGCCCAAGCTGAGCCAGGCTAATGGGACCCCGGGTATCGTCCTGGCCCCACAGAGCTGTGATGGAAGCCCCGATCCTGTCCTCAGCACGGGAGCTG ACACCCCGGAGCCGCCCGAGGCCACACTCTCACCCATGTCCGTTGACTCGGCCACCAGTGCCGAGACCACACTGGACACAACGGGGGACGTCACGGTGGAGGACGTGAAGGATTTCCTGGG CTCGTCAGAGGACTCTGAGAGGAACCTGCGGAACCTGTCGGAGGATGAATCTCCCGCCTGTGCCATCCTGATCAAATGA